A window of the Hordeum vulgare subsp. vulgare chromosome 5H, MorexV3_pseudomolecules_assembly, whole genome shotgun sequence genome harbors these coding sequences:
- the LOC123399730 gene encoding uncharacterized protein LOC123399730: MATMPSIVFFLIVFMLLSSAIATQAAGGSGPSKPKATSLMVEACKNASGESDDPDVTQELCLSTFQSDNRSAEAKDLPGLVLVSIDILKGRVTDVDVKVKRMLQTSKKGTVAMYALSICEVQYENAVRTLNICQAMIKDHPAGHLQSMHLPRCVDAADYNAIECRINLENVPGVEPLLTDNERLHILFNLNLALVAPYNVGH; this comes from the coding sequence ATGGCAACAATGCCGTCCATCGTCTTCTTCCTGATCGTCTTCATGCTCCTTTCCAGTGCCATAGCTACTCAAGCTGCTGGTGGCTCTGGCCCCAGCAAACCTAAGGCGACAAGCCTCATGGTGGAAGCGTGCAAGAACGCCTCGGGTGAGAGTGACGACCCTGATGTCACACAGGAATTATGTTTGTCGACCTTTCAGTCGGACAATCGGAGCGCCGAGGCTAAAGACCTCCCTGGCTTGGTGCTCGTCTCCATCGACATCCTTAAGGGCCGTGTCACTGATGTTGACGTCAAGGTGAAGAGAATGCTTCAAACTTCTAAGAAAGGCACGGTGGCGATGTACGCTCTCAGTATTTGTGAGGTGCAATATGAGAACGCGGTGAGGACGCTCAACATCTGCCAAGCAATGATAAAGGATCACCCTGCAGGTCACCTGCAATCCATGCATCTGCCCCGATGTGTGGATGCCGCCGATTACAATGCCATAGAATGCCGTATTAATCTTGAAAATGTGCCAGGGGTGGAGCCGCTACTCACTGATAACGAGAGGCTGCACATCCTCTTCAACCTCAACCTTGCCTTGGTTGCACCATATAATGTTGGTCATTAG